The Tursiops truncatus isolate mTurTru1 chromosome 6, mTurTru1.mat.Y, whole genome shotgun sequence genome includes a window with the following:
- the NPR2 gene encoding atrial natriuretic peptide receptor 2 isoform X5, with protein sequence MALPSLLLVVAALAGGVRPPGARNLTLAVVLPEHNLSYAWAWPRVGPAVALAVEALGRALPVDLRFVSSELDGACSEYLAPLRAVDLKLYHDPDLLLGPGCVYPAASVARFASHWRLPLLTAGAVASGFAAKNEHYRTLVRTGPSAPKLGEFVVTLHGHFNWTARAALLYLDARTDDRPHYFTIEGVFEALQGSNLSVQHQVYAREPGGPEQATHFIRANGRIVYICGPLEMLHEILLQAQRENLTNGDYVFFYLDVFGESLRAGPTRSTGRPWQDNRTWEQAEALREAFQMVLVITYREPPNPEYQEFQNRLLIRAREDFGVELAPSLMNLIAGCFYDGILLYAEVLNETIQEGGTREDGLRIVEKMQGRRYHGVTGLVVMDKNNDRETDFVLWAMGDLDSGDFQPAAHYSGAEKQIWWTGRPIPWVKGAPPLDNPPCAFDLDDPSCDKTPHTVFLRAPSPFSPTFHSGNRGAGHRNHLHHVWRFQLPHFPRGSSYGSLMTAHGKYQIFANTGHFKGNVVAIKHVNKKRIELTRQVLFELKHMRDVQFNHLTRFIGACIDPPNICIVTEYCPRGSLQDILENDSINLDWMFRYSLINDLVKGMAFLHNSIIASHGSLKSSNCVVDSRFVLKITDYGLASFRSTAEPDDNHALYAKKLWTAPELLSGNPLPTTGMQKADVYSFGIILQEIALRSGPFYLEGLDLSPKEIVQKVRNGQRPYFRPSIDRTQLNEELVLLMERCWAQDAAERPDFGQIKGFIRRFNKEGGTSILDNLLLRMEQYANNLEKLVEERTQAYLEEKRKAEALLYQILPHSVAEQLKRGETVQAEAFDSVTIYFSDIVGFTALSAESTPMQVVTLLNDLYTCFDAIIDNFDVYKVETIGDAYMVVSGLPGRNGQRHAPEIARMALALLDAVSSFRIRHRPHDQLRLRIGVHTGPVCAGVVGLKMPRYCLFGDTVNTASRMESNGQALKIHVSSTTKDALDELGCFQLELRGDVEMKGKGKMRTYWLLGEQKGPAGLL encoded by the exons ATGGCACTGCCATCACTCCTGCTGGTGGTGGCGGCCCTGGCAGGTGGGGTGCGTCCCCCAGGGGCGCGGAACCTGACGCTGGCGGTGGTGCTGCCAGAACACAACCTGAGCTATGCCTGGGCCTGGCCACGGGTGGGTCCCGCTGTGGCACTCGCTGTGGAGGCGCTGGGCCGGGCGCTGCCCGTGGACCTACGGTTCGTCAGCTCTGAACTAGATGGCGCCTGCTCTGAGTACCTGGCCCCGCTGCGCGCTGTGGACCTCAAGCTCTACCACGATCCCGACCTTCTGTTGGGCCCCGGTTGCGTGTACCCCGCTGCCTCTGTGGCCCGCTTTGCCTCACATTGGCGCCTTCCCCTGCTGACTGCGGGTGCTGTGGCCTCTGGTTTTGCGGCTAAGAATGAGCATTATCGTACCCTGGTGCGCACTGGTCCCTCTGCTCCCAAGCTGGGTGAGTTTGTAGTGACGCTACATGGGCACTTCAATTGGACTGCCCGTGCTGCCTTGCTGTATCTGGATGCTCGCACAGATGACCGGCCTCACTACTTCACCATCGAGGGCGTCTTTGAGGCCCTGCAGGGCAGCAACCTCAGTGTGCAGCACCAGGTGTATGCCCGTGAGCCGGGGGGCCCTGAGCAGGCCACCCACTTCATCCGGGCCAACGGGCGCA TTGTGTATATCTGCGGCCCTCTGGAGATGCTGCATGAGATCCTGCTTCAGGCCCAGAGGGAGAACCTGACCAACGGAGATTATGTCTTCTTTTACCTGGATGTCTTTGGGGAGAGTCTCCGTGCGGGCCCCACGCGCTCCACAGGCCGGCCCTGGCAGGACAATCGCACCTGGGAACAGGCCGAGGCCCTCAGAGAAGCTTTTCAG ATGGTATTGGTCATCACATACCGAGAACCCCCGAATCCTGAGTATCAGGAATTCCAGAATCGTCTTCTGATAAGAGCTCGGGAAGATTTTGGTGTGGAGCTGGCCCCTTCCCTC ATGAACCTCATTGCTGGCTGCTTCTACGATGGGATCCTGCTATATGCTGAAGTCCTGAATGAGACGATACAGGAAGGAGGCACCCGGGAAGATGGACTTCGAATTgtcgagaagatgcaaggaaGAAGATACCATG GTGTAACTGGACTGGTTGTTATGGACAAGAACAATGACCGGGAGACTGATTTTGTCCTGTGGGCCATGGGAGACCTGGATTCTGGGGACTTTCAG CCTGCAGCCCACTACTCGGGAGCCGAAAAGCAGATTTGGTGGACAGGACGGCCCATCCCCTGGGTGAAGGGGGCCCCCCCCTTGGACAATCCCCCCTGTGCCTTTGACTTGGACGACCCATCCTGTGATAAAA CACCACACACAGTCTTTCTCAGGGCCCCCTCTCCCTTCAGCCCCACTTTCCACTCTGGCAATCGTGGCGCTGGGCACAGGAATCACCTTCATCATGTTTGGCGTTTCCAGCTTCCTCATTTTCCG CGGGGATCCAGTTACGGCTCGCTCATGACAGCCCATGGGAAATACCAGATCTTTGCCAACACCGGTCACTTCAAG GGAAATGTTGTTGCCATCAAACATGTGAATAAGAAGCGCATTGAGCTGACCCGGCAGGTTCTGTTTGAACTCAAACAT atgagAGATGTTCAGTTCAACCATCTCACTCGCTTCATTGGCGCCTGCATAGACCCTCCCAACATTTGCATCGTCACCGAGTATTGTCCTCGTGGGAGTTTACAG GATATTCTGGAAAATGATAGCATCAACTTGGATTGGATGTTTCGTTACTCGCTCATTAATGACCTTGTTAAG GGCATGGCCTTTCTCCATAACAGCATTATTGCATCCCATGGGAGTCTCAAGTCCTCCAACTGTGTGGTGGATAGTCGTTTTGTGCTCAAAATCACAGACTATGGCCTGGCCAGCTTCCGATCAACTGCTGAACCTGATGACAACCACGCCCTCTATGCCA AGAAGCTGTGGACTGCCCCAGAACTGCTCAGTGGGAACCCCTTGCCAACCACAGGCATGCAGAAGGCCGATGTCTATAGCTTTGGGATCATCTTACAGGAGATAGCCCTTCGCAGTGGTCCTTTCTACTTGGAGGGCCTGGACCTCAGCCCCAAAG AGATTGTCCAGAAGGTCCGAAATGGTCAGCGGCCTTATTTCCGGCCGAGCATCGACCGGACCCAACTGAACGAAGAGCTGGTTTTGCTGATGGAGCGGTGTTGGGCCCAGGACGCAGCTGAGCGACCAGACTTTGGACAGATTAAGGGCTTCATTCGCCGCTTTAACAA GGAGGGTGGCACCAGCATACTGGATAACCTCCTATTGCGCATGGAGCAGTACGCCAACAACCTGGAGAAGCTGGTGGAGGAACGCACACAGGCCTACCTGGAGGAGAAACGCAAGGCTGAGGCTCTGCTCTACCAAATTCTACCCCA TTCAGTGGCAGAGCAGTTAAAACGGGGAGAGACCGTACAGGCCGAGGCCTTTGACAGCGTTACCATCTACTTCAGTGACATCGTTGGCTTCACAGCTTTGTCAGCAGAGAGCACCCCCATGCAG GTGGTGACACTTCTTAATGATCTGTATACCTGCTTTGATGCCATAATTGACAACTTTGACGTCTACAAG GTAGAGACGATTGGAGATGCCTACATGGTGGTATCTGGTCTCCCAGGCAGAAATGGTCAGCGCCATGCCCCGGAAATTGCTCGTATGGCCCTGGCATTACTGGATGCGGTTTCTTCCTTCCGCATCCGCCACCGACCCCATGACCAGCTGAGGCTACGCATAGGGGTCCACACGG GGCCCGTCTGTGCTGGGGTCGTTGGCCTGAAGATGCCCCGCTACTGTCTTTTTGGAGACACAGTGAACACTGCTTCCCGAATGGAGTCTAATGGTCAAG CCCTTAAGATTCATGTCTCCTCTACCACCAAGGATGCCCTGGATGAGCTAGGATGCTTCCAGCTAGAGCTTCGAGGGGATGTGGAGATGAAG GGAAAAGGCAAGATGCGAACTTACTGGCTCCTAGGAGAGCAGAAAGGACCTGCTGGGCTCCTGTAA
- the NPR2 gene encoding atrial natriuretic peptide receptor 2 isoform X6 gives MALPSLLLVVAALAGGVRPPGARNLTLAVVLPEHNLSYAWAWPRVGPAVALAVEALGRALPVDLRFVSSELDGACSEYLAPLRAVDLKLYHDPDLLLGPGCVYPAASVARFASHWRLPLLTAGAVASGFAAKNEHYRTLVRTGPSAPKLGEFVVTLHGHFNWTARAALLYLDARTDDRPHYFTIEGVFEALQGSNLSVQHQVYAREPGGPEQATHFIRANGRIVYICGPLEMLHEILLQAQRENLTNGDYVFFYLDVFGESLRAGPTRSTGRPWQDNRTWEQAEALREAFQMVLVITYREPPNPEYQEFQNRLLIRAREDFGVELAPSLMNLIAGCFYDGILLYAEVLNETIQEGGTREDGLRIVEKMQGRRYHGVTGLVVMDKNNDRETDFVLWAMGDLDSGDFQPAAHYSGAEKQIWWTGRPIPWVKGAPPLDNPPCAFDLDDPSCDKSGPTFHSGNRGAGHRNHLHHVWRFQLPHFPRGSSYGSLMTAHGKYQIFANTGHFKGNVVAIKHVNKKRIELTRQVLFELKHMRDVQFNHLTRFIGACIDPPNICIVTEYCPRGSLQDILENDSINLDWMFRYSLINDLVKGMAFLHNSIIASHGSLKSSNCVVDSRFVLKITDYGLASFRSTAEPDDNHALYAKKLWTAPELLSGNPLPTTGMQKADVYSFGIILQEIALRSGPFYLEGLDLSPKEIVQKVRNGQRPYFRPSIDRTQLNEELVLLMERCWAQDAAERPDFGQIKGFIRRFNKEGGTSILDNLLLRMEQYANNLEKLVEERTQAYLEEKRKAEALLYQILPHSVAEQLKRGETVQAEAFDSVTIYFSDIVGFTALSAESTPMQVVTLLNDLYTCFDAIIDNFDVYKVETIGDAYMVVSGLPGRNGQRHAPEIARMALALLDAVSSFRIRHRPHDQLRLRIGVHTGPVCAGVVGLKMPRYCLFGDTVNTASRMESNGQALKIHVSSTTKDALDELGCFQLELRGDVEMKGKGKMRTYWLLGEQKGPAGLL, from the exons ATGGCACTGCCATCACTCCTGCTGGTGGTGGCGGCCCTGGCAGGTGGGGTGCGTCCCCCAGGGGCGCGGAACCTGACGCTGGCGGTGGTGCTGCCAGAACACAACCTGAGCTATGCCTGGGCCTGGCCACGGGTGGGTCCCGCTGTGGCACTCGCTGTGGAGGCGCTGGGCCGGGCGCTGCCCGTGGACCTACGGTTCGTCAGCTCTGAACTAGATGGCGCCTGCTCTGAGTACCTGGCCCCGCTGCGCGCTGTGGACCTCAAGCTCTACCACGATCCCGACCTTCTGTTGGGCCCCGGTTGCGTGTACCCCGCTGCCTCTGTGGCCCGCTTTGCCTCACATTGGCGCCTTCCCCTGCTGACTGCGGGTGCTGTGGCCTCTGGTTTTGCGGCTAAGAATGAGCATTATCGTACCCTGGTGCGCACTGGTCCCTCTGCTCCCAAGCTGGGTGAGTTTGTAGTGACGCTACATGGGCACTTCAATTGGACTGCCCGTGCTGCCTTGCTGTATCTGGATGCTCGCACAGATGACCGGCCTCACTACTTCACCATCGAGGGCGTCTTTGAGGCCCTGCAGGGCAGCAACCTCAGTGTGCAGCACCAGGTGTATGCCCGTGAGCCGGGGGGCCCTGAGCAGGCCACCCACTTCATCCGGGCCAACGGGCGCA TTGTGTATATCTGCGGCCCTCTGGAGATGCTGCATGAGATCCTGCTTCAGGCCCAGAGGGAGAACCTGACCAACGGAGATTATGTCTTCTTTTACCTGGATGTCTTTGGGGAGAGTCTCCGTGCGGGCCCCACGCGCTCCACAGGCCGGCCCTGGCAGGACAATCGCACCTGGGAACAGGCCGAGGCCCTCAGAGAAGCTTTTCAG ATGGTATTGGTCATCACATACCGAGAACCCCCGAATCCTGAGTATCAGGAATTCCAGAATCGTCTTCTGATAAGAGCTCGGGAAGATTTTGGTGTGGAGCTGGCCCCTTCCCTC ATGAACCTCATTGCTGGCTGCTTCTACGATGGGATCCTGCTATATGCTGAAGTCCTGAATGAGACGATACAGGAAGGAGGCACCCGGGAAGATGGACTTCGAATTgtcgagaagatgcaaggaaGAAGATACCATG GTGTAACTGGACTGGTTGTTATGGACAAGAACAATGACCGGGAGACTGATTTTGTCCTGTGGGCCATGGGAGACCTGGATTCTGGGGACTTTCAG CCTGCAGCCCACTACTCGGGAGCCGAAAAGCAGATTTGGTGGACAGGACGGCCCATCCCCTGGGTGAAGGGGGCCCCCCCCTTGGACAATCCCCCCTGTGCCTTTGACTTGGACGACCCATCCTGTGATAAAAGTGG CCCCACTTTCCACTCTGGCAATCGTGGCGCTGGGCACAGGAATCACCTTCATCATGTTTGGCGTTTCCAGCTTCCTCATTTTCCG CGGGGATCCAGTTACGGCTCGCTCATGACAGCCCATGGGAAATACCAGATCTTTGCCAACACCGGTCACTTCAAG GGAAATGTTGTTGCCATCAAACATGTGAATAAGAAGCGCATTGAGCTGACCCGGCAGGTTCTGTTTGAACTCAAACAT atgagAGATGTTCAGTTCAACCATCTCACTCGCTTCATTGGCGCCTGCATAGACCCTCCCAACATTTGCATCGTCACCGAGTATTGTCCTCGTGGGAGTTTACAG GATATTCTGGAAAATGATAGCATCAACTTGGATTGGATGTTTCGTTACTCGCTCATTAATGACCTTGTTAAG GGCATGGCCTTTCTCCATAACAGCATTATTGCATCCCATGGGAGTCTCAAGTCCTCCAACTGTGTGGTGGATAGTCGTTTTGTGCTCAAAATCACAGACTATGGCCTGGCCAGCTTCCGATCAACTGCTGAACCTGATGACAACCACGCCCTCTATGCCA AGAAGCTGTGGACTGCCCCAGAACTGCTCAGTGGGAACCCCTTGCCAACCACAGGCATGCAGAAGGCCGATGTCTATAGCTTTGGGATCATCTTACAGGAGATAGCCCTTCGCAGTGGTCCTTTCTACTTGGAGGGCCTGGACCTCAGCCCCAAAG AGATTGTCCAGAAGGTCCGAAATGGTCAGCGGCCTTATTTCCGGCCGAGCATCGACCGGACCCAACTGAACGAAGAGCTGGTTTTGCTGATGGAGCGGTGTTGGGCCCAGGACGCAGCTGAGCGACCAGACTTTGGACAGATTAAGGGCTTCATTCGCCGCTTTAACAA GGAGGGTGGCACCAGCATACTGGATAACCTCCTATTGCGCATGGAGCAGTACGCCAACAACCTGGAGAAGCTGGTGGAGGAACGCACACAGGCCTACCTGGAGGAGAAACGCAAGGCTGAGGCTCTGCTCTACCAAATTCTACCCCA TTCAGTGGCAGAGCAGTTAAAACGGGGAGAGACCGTACAGGCCGAGGCCTTTGACAGCGTTACCATCTACTTCAGTGACATCGTTGGCTTCACAGCTTTGTCAGCAGAGAGCACCCCCATGCAG GTGGTGACACTTCTTAATGATCTGTATACCTGCTTTGATGCCATAATTGACAACTTTGACGTCTACAAG GTAGAGACGATTGGAGATGCCTACATGGTGGTATCTGGTCTCCCAGGCAGAAATGGTCAGCGCCATGCCCCGGAAATTGCTCGTATGGCCCTGGCATTACTGGATGCGGTTTCTTCCTTCCGCATCCGCCACCGACCCCATGACCAGCTGAGGCTACGCATAGGGGTCCACACGG GGCCCGTCTGTGCTGGGGTCGTTGGCCTGAAGATGCCCCGCTACTGTCTTTTTGGAGACACAGTGAACACTGCTTCCCGAATGGAGTCTAATGGTCAAG CCCTTAAGATTCATGTCTCCTCTACCACCAAGGATGCCCTGGATGAGCTAGGATGCTTCCAGCTAGAGCTTCGAGGGGATGTGGAGATGAAG GGAAAAGGCAAGATGCGAACTTACTGGCTCCTAGGAGAGCAGAAAGGACCTGCTGGGCTCCTGTAA
- the NPR2 gene encoding atrial natriuretic peptide receptor 2 isoform X1: protein MALPSLLLVVAALAGGVRPPGARNLTLAVVLPEHNLSYAWAWPRVGPAVALAVEALGRALPVDLRFVSSELDGACSEYLAPLRAVDLKLYHDPDLLLGPGCVYPAASVARFASHWRLPLLTAGAVASGFAAKNEHYRTLVRTGPSAPKLGEFVVTLHGHFNWTARAALLYLDARTDDRPHYFTIEGVFEALQGSNLSVQHQVYAREPGGPEQATHFIRANGRIVYICGPLEMLHEILLQAQRENLTNGDYVFFYLDVFGESLRAGPTRSTGRPWQDNRTWEQAEALREAFQMVLVITYREPPNPEYQEFQNRLLIRAREDFGVELAPSLMNLIAGCFYDGILLYAEVLNETIQEGGTREDGLRIVEKMQGRRYHGVTGLVVMDKNNDRETDFVLWAMGDLDSGDFQPAAHYSGAEKQIWWTGRPIPWVKGAPPLDNPPCAFDLDDPSCDKTPLSTLAIVALGTGITFIMFGVSSFLIFRPYRKLMLEKELASMLWRIRWEELQFGNSERYHKGAGSRLTLSLRGSSYGSLMTAHGKYQIFANTGHFKGNVVAIKHVNKKRIELTRQVLFELKHMRDVQFNHLTRFIGACIDPPNICIVTEYCPRGSLQDILENDSINLDWMFRYSLINDLVKGMAFLHNSIIASHGSLKSSNCVVDSRFVLKITDYGLASFRSTAEPDDNHALYAKKLWTAPELLSGNPLPTTGMQKADVYSFGIILQEIALRSGPFYLEGLDLSPKEIVQKVRNGQRPYFRPSIDRTQLNEELVLLMERCWAQDAAERPDFGQIKGFIRRFNKEGGTSILDNLLLRMEQYANNLEKLVEERTQAYLEEKRKAEALLYQILPHSVAEQLKRGETVQAEAFDSVTIYFSDIVGFTALSAESTPMQVVTLLNDLYTCFDAIIDNFDVYKVETIGDAYMVVSGLPGRNGQRHAPEIARMALALLDAVSSFRIRHRPHDQLRLRIGVHTGPVCAGVVGLKMPRYCLFGDTVNTASRMESNGQALKIHVSSTTKDALDELGCFQLELRGDVEMKGKGKMRTYWLLGEQKGPAGLL from the exons ATGGCACTGCCATCACTCCTGCTGGTGGTGGCGGCCCTGGCAGGTGGGGTGCGTCCCCCAGGGGCGCGGAACCTGACGCTGGCGGTGGTGCTGCCAGAACACAACCTGAGCTATGCCTGGGCCTGGCCACGGGTGGGTCCCGCTGTGGCACTCGCTGTGGAGGCGCTGGGCCGGGCGCTGCCCGTGGACCTACGGTTCGTCAGCTCTGAACTAGATGGCGCCTGCTCTGAGTACCTGGCCCCGCTGCGCGCTGTGGACCTCAAGCTCTACCACGATCCCGACCTTCTGTTGGGCCCCGGTTGCGTGTACCCCGCTGCCTCTGTGGCCCGCTTTGCCTCACATTGGCGCCTTCCCCTGCTGACTGCGGGTGCTGTGGCCTCTGGTTTTGCGGCTAAGAATGAGCATTATCGTACCCTGGTGCGCACTGGTCCCTCTGCTCCCAAGCTGGGTGAGTTTGTAGTGACGCTACATGGGCACTTCAATTGGACTGCCCGTGCTGCCTTGCTGTATCTGGATGCTCGCACAGATGACCGGCCTCACTACTTCACCATCGAGGGCGTCTTTGAGGCCCTGCAGGGCAGCAACCTCAGTGTGCAGCACCAGGTGTATGCCCGTGAGCCGGGGGGCCCTGAGCAGGCCACCCACTTCATCCGGGCCAACGGGCGCA TTGTGTATATCTGCGGCCCTCTGGAGATGCTGCATGAGATCCTGCTTCAGGCCCAGAGGGAGAACCTGACCAACGGAGATTATGTCTTCTTTTACCTGGATGTCTTTGGGGAGAGTCTCCGTGCGGGCCCCACGCGCTCCACAGGCCGGCCCTGGCAGGACAATCGCACCTGGGAACAGGCCGAGGCCCTCAGAGAAGCTTTTCAG ATGGTATTGGTCATCACATACCGAGAACCCCCGAATCCTGAGTATCAGGAATTCCAGAATCGTCTTCTGATAAGAGCTCGGGAAGATTTTGGTGTGGAGCTGGCCCCTTCCCTC ATGAACCTCATTGCTGGCTGCTTCTACGATGGGATCCTGCTATATGCTGAAGTCCTGAATGAGACGATACAGGAAGGAGGCACCCGGGAAGATGGACTTCGAATTgtcgagaagatgcaaggaaGAAGATACCATG GTGTAACTGGACTGGTTGTTATGGACAAGAACAATGACCGGGAGACTGATTTTGTCCTGTGGGCCATGGGAGACCTGGATTCTGGGGACTTTCAG CCTGCAGCCCACTACTCGGGAGCCGAAAAGCAGATTTGGTGGACAGGACGGCCCATCCCCTGGGTGAAGGGGGCCCCCCCCTTGGACAATCCCCCCTGTGCCTTTGACTTGGACGACCCATCCTGTGATAAAA CCCCACTTTCCACTCTGGCAATCGTGGCGCTGGGCACAGGAATCACCTTCATCATGTTTGGCGTTTCCAGCTTCCTCATTTTCCG TCCTTACAGAAAACTGATGCTGGAGAAAGAGCTGGCTAGCATGTTGTGGCGCATTCGCTGGGAGGAGCTGCAATTTGGCAATTCAGAGCGATACCATAAAGGTGCAGGCAGTCGCCTCACACTGTCGCTG CGGGGATCCAGTTACGGCTCGCTCATGACAGCCCATGGGAAATACCAGATCTTTGCCAACACCGGTCACTTCAAG GGAAATGTTGTTGCCATCAAACATGTGAATAAGAAGCGCATTGAGCTGACCCGGCAGGTTCTGTTTGAACTCAAACAT atgagAGATGTTCAGTTCAACCATCTCACTCGCTTCATTGGCGCCTGCATAGACCCTCCCAACATTTGCATCGTCACCGAGTATTGTCCTCGTGGGAGTTTACAG GATATTCTGGAAAATGATAGCATCAACTTGGATTGGATGTTTCGTTACTCGCTCATTAATGACCTTGTTAAG GGCATGGCCTTTCTCCATAACAGCATTATTGCATCCCATGGGAGTCTCAAGTCCTCCAACTGTGTGGTGGATAGTCGTTTTGTGCTCAAAATCACAGACTATGGCCTGGCCAGCTTCCGATCAACTGCTGAACCTGATGACAACCACGCCCTCTATGCCA AGAAGCTGTGGACTGCCCCAGAACTGCTCAGTGGGAACCCCTTGCCAACCACAGGCATGCAGAAGGCCGATGTCTATAGCTTTGGGATCATCTTACAGGAGATAGCCCTTCGCAGTGGTCCTTTCTACTTGGAGGGCCTGGACCTCAGCCCCAAAG AGATTGTCCAGAAGGTCCGAAATGGTCAGCGGCCTTATTTCCGGCCGAGCATCGACCGGACCCAACTGAACGAAGAGCTGGTTTTGCTGATGGAGCGGTGTTGGGCCCAGGACGCAGCTGAGCGACCAGACTTTGGACAGATTAAGGGCTTCATTCGCCGCTTTAACAA GGAGGGTGGCACCAGCATACTGGATAACCTCCTATTGCGCATGGAGCAGTACGCCAACAACCTGGAGAAGCTGGTGGAGGAACGCACACAGGCCTACCTGGAGGAGAAACGCAAGGCTGAGGCTCTGCTCTACCAAATTCTACCCCA TTCAGTGGCAGAGCAGTTAAAACGGGGAGAGACCGTACAGGCCGAGGCCTTTGACAGCGTTACCATCTACTTCAGTGACATCGTTGGCTTCACAGCTTTGTCAGCAGAGAGCACCCCCATGCAG GTGGTGACACTTCTTAATGATCTGTATACCTGCTTTGATGCCATAATTGACAACTTTGACGTCTACAAG GTAGAGACGATTGGAGATGCCTACATGGTGGTATCTGGTCTCCCAGGCAGAAATGGTCAGCGCCATGCCCCGGAAATTGCTCGTATGGCCCTGGCATTACTGGATGCGGTTTCTTCCTTCCGCATCCGCCACCGACCCCATGACCAGCTGAGGCTACGCATAGGGGTCCACACGG GGCCCGTCTGTGCTGGGGTCGTTGGCCTGAAGATGCCCCGCTACTGTCTTTTTGGAGACACAGTGAACACTGCTTCCCGAATGGAGTCTAATGGTCAAG CCCTTAAGATTCATGTCTCCTCTACCACCAAGGATGCCCTGGATGAGCTAGGATGCTTCCAGCTAGAGCTTCGAGGGGATGTGGAGATGAAG GGAAAAGGCAAGATGCGAACTTACTGGCTCCTAGGAGAGCAGAAAGGACCTGCTGGGCTCCTGTAA